In one window of Helianthus annuus cultivar XRQ/B chromosome 17, HanXRQr2.0-SUNRISE, whole genome shotgun sequence DNA:
- the LOC118488828 gene encoding uncharacterized protein LOC118488828, giving the protein MNTIVKDDLSRVRAVCKGQLPNFHVDEVGVYSQIDICGAKSKGKSVRKQGDKSNGKYVKNQGDKSSSKRKGHNVQSSSKCASGSQDNIKDKNVGERGNKSDPQKKECPWIILVSKEKNAETWMVKTLVTKHKCLESRSVYHCTSTFLYKQLMEQIEENPTIPVKALQDQFHRKYQVEVSRMKAFRAKNKALAQLHGDYEAQYSVLRDYCAELVKTNPGTTVKIEVEPCTDPRSNTRKFRRIYVCLGSLKQGFKAIGRPLLGLDGAFIKGPYPGQGIIPAIQKVFPYAEHRYCLRHIHENMKITFKGKAYKDMIWKLATSSTIEYFEENMQELKAFNAQAQIWLSSIHPKHWSKSHFSGRALSDVILNNMCEVFNSKILDARDKPVITLLEFIREYLMRRIVNVLRVQDGCDGLLTPYGNKKFEEIKHQASRCSVIWNGEDHYQVKGPTGFGVVVDLKRRSCTCRKWEITGLPCKHVVAAIWNKNMYGGRGIELPETYVHPVYTMERWKQVYRFKIYPINGRTLWPKTNIPTILTAPKYHKPIGRPKKARKKSTIELEEATKGGRLSKRGTIKTCSKCGKARHNSRTCKGQEQS; this is encoded by the exons ATGAATACTATTGTGAAGGATGATCTGTCAAGAGTTAGGGCTGTTTGCAAGGGCCAATTACCTAACTTTCATGTTGATGAAGTTGGGGTATACAGTCAAATTGATATTTGTGGTGCCAAGTCTAAGGGGAAAAGTGTTAGAAAACAAGGTGACAAGTCTAATGGGAAATATGTTAAAAACCAAGGTGACAAGTCATCTTCAAAAAGAAAAGGACACAATGTGCAATCATCTTCTAAATGTGCTAGTGGTAGTCAAGACAACATTAAAGACAAAAATGTTGGTGAGAGGGGAAATAAGTCAGACCCTCAAAAGAAGGAATGCCCTTGGATTATTTTGGTATCCAAAGAAAAAAATGCTGAGACTTGGATGGTCAAGACCTTAGTCACTAAACATAAGTGTCTTGAAAGTAGATCTGTTTATCATTGTACTTCAACTTTTCTCTATAAACAATTAATGGAGCAGATTGAGGAAAATCCAACTATTCCTGTAAAGGCACTTCAGGATCAGTTTCATAGAAAGTATCAAGTAGAGGTCTCTAGAATGAAAGCTTTTAGAGCAAAAAATAAAGCACTTGCACAACTACATGGTGATTATGAAGCACAATACAGTGTTCTTAGGGATTATTGTGCTGAACTTGTGAAGACAAACCCAGGTACTACAGTTAAAATTGAGGTAGAACCATGCACAGATCCAAGATCTAACACTAGAAAGTTCAGAAGAATTTATGTATGTTTGGGCTCACTAAAGCAGGGGTTTAAGGCTATTGGTAGGCCATTATTAGGTCTTGATGGTGCTTTTATAAAGGGTCCCTACCCTGGTCAG GGCATTATCCCagcaatacaaaaggtgttcccATATGCAGAACACAGGTACTGCCTAAGACATATTCATGAGAATATGAAGATAACATTTAAGGGAAAAGCCTACAAAGATATGATTTGGAAATTGGCCACATCATCAACTATTGAGTACTTTGAAGAAAACATGCAAGAACTCAAAGCATTCAATGCTCAAGCACAAATATGGTTGTCTAGCATCCATCCTAAACATTGGTCAAAATCACACTTCTCTG GTAGGGCACTTTCAGATGTAATATTAAACAACATGTGTGAAGTTTTTAATTCAAAGATACTGGATGCAAGAGACAAGCCTGTTATCACACTTTTGGAGTTCATCAGGGAGTATTTGATGAGAAGAATTGTGAATGTACTTAGAGTTCAAGATGGTTGTGATGGATTGTTAACACCGTATGGTAACAAAAAGTTTGAAGAGATAAAACATCAAGCAAGTAGGTGTTCAGTCATCTGGAATGGAGAAGACCATTATCAGGTTAAAGGCCCAACTGGTTTTGGTGTTGTGGTGGATTTGAAAAGGAGATCTTGTACTTGCAGAAAATGGGAGATCACAGGGTTGCCATGTAAACATGTAGTTGCTGCTATATGGAACAAGAATATGTATGGTGGTAGAGGAATAGAATTGCCAGAGACATATGTTCATCCAGTTTACACAATGGAGAGGTGGAAGCAGGTGTATAGGTTCAAGATTTATCCAATCAATGGCAGGACATTATGGCCTAAGACTAATATCCCAACCATTCTGACAGCACCCAAGTATCACAAGCCTATTGGTAGGCCCAAAAAGGCCAGAAAGAAGTCAACAATTGAGTTGGAAGAGGCAACAAAAGGTGGAAGACTTTCAAAGAGGGGGACTATAAAGACTTGTTCCAAGTGTGGCAAAGCAAGGCATAATAGCAGGACCTGCAAGGGACAAGAACAGTCTTAG